From a single Paramisgurnus dabryanus chromosome 17, PD_genome_1.1, whole genome shotgun sequence genomic region:
- the bdkrb2 gene encoding B2 bradykinin receptor produces the protein MEAENNPVTTPSTFATLSTGISGNNLTNDTQCPHWEIWDWLYIMQPAYMFIIFVLGMLGNVFVLLVFGLHKKACTVAEIYLGNLAAADLLLVSCLPFWALNIANGFDWQFGSFMCRLVNTGIRMNMFCSIYLLVLVSGDRFIALVHAMSRGRMRRPRCAKLSCMAVWGLGLLLNIPTLHFRDTRYLPEFNVTACILDYPTQEVGLVCDFVLILLGFIVPMIVISYCTIKIIRALRVQIIDRFNAENTERKATFLVLVVLIAFLLCWVPFHVVTLLDILFRVGALTGCSMETAIDVSNQISTYLALSNSVLNPILYVIVGKNFRKKVKELAKQLTEKRKDIGGSTRSQTASTVKTLTTL, from the coding sequence ATGGAGGCGGAAAACAATCCAGTAACAACACCATCAACCTTTGCTACACTTTCTACGGGCATCTCCGGTAACAACCTGACCAACGATACTCAGTGTCCACACTGGGAAATATGGGACTGGTTGTACATCATGCAACCCGCTTACATGTTCATCATATTTGTTCTGGGAATGCTCGGCAACGTCTTTGTCCTGTTGGTTTTCGGCCTCCATAAAAAAGCGTGCACCGTGGCCGAGATCTATTTGGGAAACTTGGCCGCCGCGGACCTTCTGTTGGTCTCGTGCCTGCCCTTCTGGGCCCTCAACATAGCCAACGGCTTCGACTGGCAGTTCGGTTCGTTCATGTGCCGTCTGGTCAACACGGGCATCAGAATGAACATGTTCTGCAGTATTTATCTACTGGTGCTGGTGAGCGGCGATCGCTTCATCGCGCTGGTGCACGCCATGTCCCGCGGGAGAATGAGGCGACCTCGCTGCGCCAAGCTCAGCTGCATGGCTGTCTGGGGTCTAGGGTTGCTCCTGAACATCCCAACACTTCATTTCAGAGATACCCGATACTTGCCCGAGTTTAACGTCACGGCTTGCATTTTGGACTACCCGACTCAAGAGGTGGGCCTCGTTTGTGACTTCGTACTCATTTTGCTCGGTTTCATTGTGCCAATGATTGTGATTTCCTACTGCACGATTAAGATCATCCGGGCTCTTCGCGTGCAGATTATAGATCGCTTCAACGCTGAGAACACGGAGCGCAAGGCCACATTTCTTGTCCTAGTCGTGCTGATAGCATTTCTGCTGTGTTGGGTGCCGTTCCACGTGGTGACCCTGCTGGATATTTTGTTCCGGGTCGGAGCTCTGACTGGATGCAGCATGGAGACGGCCATTGACGTCTCTAATCAAATAAGCACGTACTTGGCTTTAAGCAACAGCGTGTTGAACCCAATACTGTATGTGATTGTTGGTAAGAACTTCAGGAAAAAGGTCAAAGAATTAGCAAAGCAACtcacagaaaaaagaaaagacaTTGGTGGATCAACACGATCACAAACCGCATCAACCGTAAAGACCCTTACAACACTTTAA